A stretch of Imperialibacter roseus DNA encodes these proteins:
- a CDS encoding PQQ-dependent sugar dehydrogenase → MRIDPAGSNSKNGKYGIPAGNPFSQDTGDGVVREIYAYGFRNPHRMAWDEANDHRMFVTDIGEANIEELNIVVAGGDYGWPVREGNYGINTIKNLKAVYELSTTDKALYKGPFAQYDHETGNAISGGYVYEGNLAALKDKYVFGDIVSGKLFFVNINPQLSDSTVYQLSVAENGKETTMQELTGIKRQHLRIGYDRVEKEMYVITKVDGRIWKIVRAY, encoded by the coding sequence ATGAGGATTGATCCCGCTGGCAGCAACAGTAAAAACGGTAAATACGGGATACCAGCAGGCAACCCTTTCTCACAGGATACTGGTGATGGCGTGGTCAGGGAAATATATGCCTACGGATTCCGAAACCCCCACCGAATGGCCTGGGATGAAGCCAATGACCACAGAATGTTCGTCACCGACATCGGGGAAGCCAATATTGAAGAGTTGAATATTGTAGTAGCCGGCGGCGACTATGGCTGGCCGGTGCGGGAAGGCAACTACGGCATCAATACAATCAAGAACCTCAAAGCAGTCTACGAGCTCAGCACCACAGACAAGGCGCTCTACAAAGGCCCGTTCGCCCAATACGACCATGAAACGGGCAATGCCATCAGCGGCGGCTATGTGTACGAGGGAAACTTAGCGGCGCTTAAAGACAAGTATGTGTTTGGAGACATTGTAAGCGGCAAGCTGTTCTTTGTTAATATTAACCCCCAGCTCAGCGATTCAACGGTTTACCAACTCTCCGTTGCCGAAAACGGAAAGGAAACGACCATGCAGGAGCTGACAGGCATCAAGCGTCAGCATTTGCGTATTGGCTATGACCGAGTCGAAAAAGAGATGTATGTCATAACCAAGGTCGACGGAAGGATCTGGAAGATTGTAAGGGCCTACTGA
- a CDS encoding ChbG/HpnK family deacetylase, with protein MEKLKGTVTHLVNVRLDRPTVRAKRAPALPVGTVVEVSHAIRGEMYKEIDIWYVLANQTFVWSGAVNANSEVPFIEKKLIVTADDIGVVDDIDMGAKVALRYGRINSIAVFVNRPGDTKGDYLKAWHDFLCSYERVGDSRKLYETTHVGLHFTITSGEPVSTGDVSNLLNGKYFRKYTDFDTDYEREAFVEQIKAELDAQYEKFKAVFKRKPDHLTSHHDILTFNKPLFRHMQEWSQKNDVPLRTHRFLPSSKRFWYDTLVITDIDLPSIDKMNAWEEEFGSRVEGAQHTIVDHYGPLPPFAVISYLSQVKKKQGKLDEWLFDFLVSKDHTREIVIHLLKTTLRRQRDLVRHYKDLDTSYPGVNIKHFDGRVAEYLSLEKGSPWKSDPSLALSPVVVRKA; from the coding sequence ATGGAAAAGCTCAAAGGAACCGTTACTCACCTGGTGAATGTAAGGCTGGATAGGCCGACCGTCAGGGCAAAAAGAGCGCCTGCCTTGCCCGTCGGAACCGTGGTAGAGGTTTCGCATGCCATCAGAGGCGAGATGTACAAGGAAATCGACATTTGGTACGTGCTAGCCAACCAAACCTTTGTGTGGAGCGGCGCTGTCAACGCCAATTCCGAAGTGCCATTTATAGAGAAAAAACTAATTGTCACTGCCGATGATATTGGTGTGGTGGACGATATTGATATGGGTGCTAAAGTAGCGCTAAGGTATGGTAGGATCAACTCCATCGCCGTATTCGTTAACCGACCTGGAGATACCAAAGGCGATTACCTCAAAGCTTGGCACGACTTCCTGTGCAGCTATGAACGGGTGGGTGACAGCCGTAAGCTGTACGAAACCACCCATGTGGGGCTACATTTCACCATCACATCGGGCGAACCCGTATCAACCGGGGATGTAAGCAACCTGCTCAATGGCAAATATTTCCGCAAATACACCGACTTCGATACGGACTACGAGCGGGAGGCTTTTGTTGAACAGATCAAGGCTGAACTCGATGCGCAGTATGAGAAATTCAAGGCGGTGTTCAAGCGCAAACCTGACCATTTGACGTCGCATCACGATATACTGACATTCAATAAGCCGCTTTTTCGGCACATGCAGGAGTGGTCACAGAAAAACGACGTTCCCCTCAGAACGCACAGATTCCTGCCCTCTTCGAAGAGGTTTTGGTACGACACGCTGGTCATCACCGACATTGATCTGCCGTCGATTGATAAAATGAATGCATGGGAAGAAGAGTTTGGATCGAGAGTAGAAGGAGCTCAACATACTATTGTCGATCACTATGGGCCACTGCCACCTTTCGCTGTGATCAGCTACCTGAGCCAGGTGAAGAAAAAGCAGGGTAAGCTAGACGAATGGCTATTTGATTTTTTGGTGAGCAAAGACCACACGAGAGAGATCGTCATCCATTTGCTCAAAACCACTTTGCGGCGGCAAAGGGACCTGGTGCGCCATTACAAAGACCTGGATACTTCTTACCCGGGAGTCAATATCAAACATTTCGACGGGAGGGTGGCTGAATACCTGTCACTGGAAAAGGGTAGCCCCTGGAAGTCGGACCCAAGTTTGGCATTGAGCCCTGTGGTGGTGAGGAAGGCGTGA
- a CDS encoding alpha/beta hydrolase, giving the protein MLFKSFLPLAIGCWLFTYTVAAQSNSENGNGNFVVGPDYTIDPALTDLGNPKGKYFEFSMRLADSKIFPGTDATLDSKKPVRETRQIFVYVPAAYKDGTKAPILVTLDGPSRLDLVRNALDNLTISTDATRKLPAFITIAVQNGGDDSKGSERGLEYDTMSDRFARFINDEVLPAVLSNQAIKAAYPNIAFTADPWGKAVMGCSSGGAAALTMGWFRPDLFRRLITYSGTFVDQQDDDAAEEATYPLGAWEYHSGMKLIETTDKKPLRIFTHVSEFDLRYDDAEETYHNWVMANNRTADALKARGYDYRYVFSKATKHCDTKVYELTLANTLVWMWKGYEGGSR; this is encoded by the coding sequence ATGCTTTTTAAATCATTTCTCCCGCTGGCCATTGGCTGCTGGTTGTTTACCTATACTGTAGCAGCACAGTCAAATAGCGAAAATGGCAATGGCAACTTTGTCGTTGGTCCCGACTATACAATTGACCCAGCACTCACCGACCTCGGCAACCCCAAAGGAAAGTACTTCGAGTTTTCCATGCGTTTGGCCGATAGCAAGATTTTTCCAGGTACAGACGCAACGCTTGACTCGAAAAAGCCAGTAAGAGAAACACGGCAGATCTTTGTGTATGTGCCCGCTGCCTATAAAGATGGCACGAAAGCACCGATACTAGTCACCCTGGATGGCCCAAGTCGATTAGACCTTGTGCGCAACGCCCTGGACAACCTCACCATTTCAACAGATGCGACTCGCAAATTGCCCGCCTTCATTACCATCGCCGTGCAGAACGGGGGAGACGACAGCAAAGGCAGCGAGCGGGGCCTTGAGTACGATACTATGTCAGATCGCTTTGCCCGCTTTATCAACGATGAGGTGCTGCCAGCTGTACTCAGCAACCAGGCCATCAAAGCGGCCTATCCCAACATCGCCTTTACTGCTGACCCCTGGGGAAAAGCTGTGATGGGTTGCAGCTCTGGCGGTGCTGCTGCACTGACCATGGGCTGGTTCAGGCCAGACCTTTTCAGGCGACTGATCACTTATTCTGGCACCTTCGTCGATCAGCAGGACGATGATGCAGCCGAAGAGGCCACCTATCCACTAGGGGCCTGGGAGTACCATTCTGGCATGAAGCTCATCGAAACTACGGACAAGAAACCGCTCCGCATTTTTACCCATGTCTCGGAATTCGACCTGCGCTATGACGACGCCGAGGAAACCTACCACAACTGGGTAATGGCCAATAACCGCACTGCCGACGCCCTCAAAGCCAGAGGCTACGACTACCGCTATGTTTTCAGCAAAGCCACCAAGCACTGCGACACCAAAGTGTATGAGTTGACCCTGGCTAATACGCTGGTTTGGATGTGGAAGGGGTACGAGGGAGGTAGTAGGTGA
- a CDS encoding DoxX family protein, translating to MKRINLLYWVFTGLFGGFMMFSAIPDIISVPDAVEMVSGQLGYPEYIIPFLGVAKALGVIALFIPGFPRVKDWAYAGLTFDLIGATYSGIAVGGFDPAMLMMVVIFGVEALSYIYYHKRLKLAEAS from the coding sequence ATGAAAAGGATCAACCTCCTCTATTGGGTATTCACCGGTCTGTTTGGCGGCTTCATGATGTTTTCCGCTATCCCCGACATTATTTCTGTGCCGGATGCTGTTGAAATGGTCTCAGGCCAGCTGGGCTATCCTGAATATATTATTCCCTTTCTCGGAGTGGCCAAAGCACTTGGTGTAATTGCCCTTTTTATACCTGGATTCCCAAGGGTCAAAGATTGGGCATATGCCGGACTGACTTTCGACCTCATAGGCGCTACCTACTCAGGCATTGCCGTCGGCGGCTTTGACCCTGCCATGCTGATGATGGTGGTGATATTTGGGGTTGAGGCATTGTCCTACATCTATTACCACAAGCGACTAAAGCTTGCAGAGGCAAGTTAG
- a CDS encoding DUF4288 domain-containing protein: protein MEWYLSKIVFEICAGDRPQFDETLRLIQANSDEEAFQKARMLGRSEEDTFANVHNQTVKWKFIDVCDVIPVDELKDGVELFSQIHEPEESTAYVHYVHQKAALLQLMHNPVL from the coding sequence ATGGAATGGTACTTGTCAAAAATCGTCTTTGAGATTTGCGCAGGAGATCGGCCGCAGTTTGATGAAACGCTGCGGCTGATACAAGCCAATAGTGATGAAGAGGCTTTTCAGAAAGCACGAATGCTTGGCCGTAGTGAAGAAGATACTTTTGCCAACGTGCATAATCAAACAGTGAAGTGGAAGTTCATCGACGTTTGCGATGTGATTCCGGTCGACGAATTAAAAGATGGAGTTGAATTATTTTCGCAAATTCACGAACCGGAAGAAAGCACCGCCTATGTTCATTATGTACATCAAAAGGCGGCATTGCTCCAGCTGATGCATAACCCTGTGTTGTAA
- a CDS encoding c-type cytochrome has translation MSKRLLLTLALPIGFALAIISCNSQPDEGTLSKGKDLFTKHCMSCHGLQDDGIGPPLGGVTSVVAEPQLIDFIKNPSKYIDSQDIRFSLLKQKYKLVMPPFEWLPEDDISAIVAYLKQQTELFDIPPLDVTQQSKEAGLSGQLVSAPQPSDISIELEEVVQLPALGESSDLGVVTLRSSPIGDGAMFASDQHGVIYRIKDRKATVFMDLRNELPDFQSGPGIATGLGSFDFHPHFRNNGLLYISHAEAYKGQPADYVVSDTLRSVAQWIVGEWKANNPMDTVFSGIYRELLRVHAPTFAHGMQDIGFIPGLEKNHPDYGMLYFGYGDGGSNNIHHPELGITLNRSWGAS, from the coding sequence ATGTCTAAACGTCTGCTGCTTACCCTGGCACTCCCCATTGGTTTCGCCCTCGCCATTATTAGCTGTAACTCACAACCTGATGAGGGCACCCTGAGCAAAGGCAAGGACTTGTTTACCAAACACTGCATGTCGTGCCACGGACTACAGGATGACGGCATAGGCCCGCCGCTTGGAGGTGTGACTTCGGTGGTGGCAGAGCCACAGCTTATTGACTTCATTAAGAACCCATCAAAATACATTGACTCACAGGATATTAGATTTTCACTGTTAAAGCAAAAGTACAAGCTGGTAATGCCGCCTTTTGAATGGTTGCCCGAAGACGATATCAGCGCTATTGTGGCCTACCTCAAGCAGCAGACTGAGCTGTTCGATATTCCCCCTTTGGATGTGACGCAACAAAGCAAAGAAGCGGGACTGTCAGGGCAGCTGGTAAGTGCACCTCAACCGTCAGATATCAGCATAGAACTGGAAGAGGTCGTTCAGCTACCAGCTTTGGGTGAATCTTCCGACCTCGGCGTGGTCACGCTGCGCTCCTCTCCCATTGGCGATGGTGCTATGTTTGCCAGCGACCAGCACGGCGTGATCTATCGCATCAAAGATAGAAAGGCGACCGTATTTATGGATCTCAGAAACGAGCTTCCCGACTTCCAAAGTGGCCCCGGTATCGCCACCGGCCTTGGCAGCTTCGATTTTCACCCGCATTTTCGAAACAACGGTCTGCTCTATATTAGCCATGCCGAAGCTTATAAGGGCCAGCCCGCCGACTACGTCGTTTCCGACACACTCCGGTCGGTGGCGCAGTGGATTGTTGGTGAGTGGAAGGCCAACAATCCGATGGACACAGTTTTCTCAGGAATCTACAGAGAATTACTGCGGGTGCATGCCCCTACCTTTGCCCATGGCATGCAGGACATCGGCTTCATTCCGGGGTTGGAAAAAAACCACCCCGACTATGGTATGCTCTATTTTGGCTATGGCGACGGTGGCTCCAATAACATCCACCACCCCGAGCTGGGCATCACCCTCAATCGTTCCTGGGGAGCATCATGA
- a CDS encoding beta-propeller fold lactonase family protein, whose translation MKKIAFVFLCCLMGAAFGKAQSTNQYFLFIGTYATEAGPNGIHTYQFDSETGTLRKVQPVTELGNASFLAVSDDQTNLYAVSGSKVNAYDLNPGTGQLSFLNSVPSSGSCYVSVAPGGNAVFVGNYGGGSTEAVRTHADGSFDEGSVQLVQHQGSSVNKERQEAPHVHATVLSPDGRFLMVPDLGTDRVYQYQLSTTSGEILTPASKPWLSVAKGGGPRHLVFHPNGKYAYLILELHGAVMALDYAEGVLKARQTISMVDKGFNGRLSGADIHVSPDGKFLYASNRGDANEIAIYSIDQKGKLTRIGRQPVMGKTPRNFAIDPTGRFLLVANQDTNEVIVFRRDENTGLLTPTGQSVAVEKPVCLKFAPVQQAPEEKLVAMAVERFRQAMTDPDSDVLASLASDDLEYVHSSGTVRDKQGFIDEFMKRWTNFSKVDILNQTIKISGDNAIVRHRLVADANNPGYPSKVDIIILMVWRKEGGQWKMLARQAAKIPE comes from the coding sequence ATGAAAAAGATCGCTTTTGTCTTCCTGTGCTGTTTAATGGGTGCCGCCTTCGGCAAAGCCCAAAGCACAAACCAATATTTCCTTTTCATAGGCACCTATGCCACTGAGGCCGGCCCCAACGGTATCCATACTTATCAGTTCGATAGTGAAACAGGCACTTTGAGGAAGGTGCAGCCGGTTACCGAGCTGGGAAATGCTTCCTTTCTAGCCGTGAGCGACGACCAAACCAATCTGTATGCGGTAAGTGGCTCCAAGGTCAATGCCTACGATTTGAATCCCGGCACGGGTCAGCTATCATTCCTCAATAGCGTTCCTTCCTCCGGATCTTGTTACGTCTCAGTTGCTCCTGGCGGCAACGCTGTTTTTGTAGGCAACTATGGGGGCGGCAGTACGGAAGCTGTTCGTACCCATGCCGACGGATCGTTTGATGAGGGGAGCGTGCAGCTGGTTCAGCACCAGGGTAGCAGCGTGAACAAAGAAAGACAGGAAGCACCCCATGTGCATGCGACGGTGCTTTCGCCTGACGGCCGCTTCCTGATGGTGCCTGACCTGGGAACAGACAGGGTGTACCAGTACCAGCTGAGTACCACATCAGGCGAAATACTGACACCAGCTTCGAAGCCATGGTTGTCGGTAGCCAAAGGTGGTGGGCCGAGGCACCTGGTTTTTCATCCCAATGGAAAATATGCCTACCTGATATTGGAATTGCATGGTGCGGTAATGGCCCTCGACTATGCTGAAGGTGTGCTGAAGGCAAGGCAAACCATCAGCATGGTAGACAAAGGCTTTAATGGTCGTTTGTCGGGGGCTGACATTCATGTGTCGCCCGATGGGAAGTTCCTGTATGCTTCGAACCGGGGCGACGCCAACGAAATAGCCATTTACTCCATTGATCAGAAGGGAAAACTCACAAGGATAGGCCGCCAACCCGTTATGGGAAAAACGCCAAGAAATTTCGCCATCGACCCGACCGGCAGGTTTCTGCTCGTAGCCAACCAGGATACGAATGAGGTGATCGTGTTCCGGCGAGATGAAAACACGGGCCTTTTGACACCCACAGGCCAAAGCGTTGCTGTAGAAAAGCCCGTTTGTCTCAAGTTTGCTCCGGTGCAACAAGCACCCGAAGAAAAGCTGGTGGCTATGGCTGTCGAGCGTTTCCGCCAAGCCATGACCGATCCTGACAGCGACGTGCTGGCTTCCCTCGCCAGCGACGACCTGGAGTATGTACACTCAAGCGGTACCGTCAGAGACAAGCAGGGCTTCATTGACGAATTCATGAAGCGCTGGACCAACTTCAGTAAAGTAGACATACTGAATCAGACGATCAAAATATCCGGCGACAATGCCATTGTGAGGCACAGATTGGTGGCCGATGCCAACAACCCTGGCTATCCTTCAAAGGTCGATATCATCATTTTGATGGTATGGAGAAAGGAGGGCGGTCAGTGGAAAATGCTGGCCAGGCAGGCCGCCAAAATACCTGAATAG
- a CDS encoding LiaF transmembrane domain-containing protein has product MDTRNTSPENAQRASPKSNRPLAGVILIVIGSVLLARQMHLDVPRWIFSWEMILIGVGLFIGARRSFQPGGWIVPIVIGTIFLVQDELLGYEYRHVFWPVIIIGAGLYMILRPKQNRWERGLTTENSSDDFIDSSVLFGGVKKKIITKNFQGGRIDNIFGGTDLDLMQADFQGTIVMDFSVAFGGVKLIVPPHWNIRNEATAILGGIDDKRPIVQADDNSKVLILKGTVMFGGLDIKSY; this is encoded by the coding sequence ATGGATACACGAAACACTTCTCCGGAAAACGCCCAAAGGGCTTCACCTAAATCTAATCGCCCGCTTGCGGGAGTCATTCTGATAGTCATAGGCTCGGTGCTATTGGCCAGGCAAATGCATCTCGATGTGCCCCGCTGGATCTTCTCATGGGAAATGATCCTGATCGGCGTAGGATTGTTCATTGGTGCACGCAGGTCGTTTCAGCCTGGTGGATGGATAGTGCCTATTGTCATTGGAACCATTTTTCTTGTTCAGGATGAACTACTGGGTTATGAATATCGCCATGTTTTCTGGCCTGTCATCATTATAGGCGCTGGTCTCTATATGATCCTGAGACCAAAACAAAACCGGTGGGAGAGAGGACTTACCACGGAAAACTCTTCCGATGACTTTATCGACTCATCTGTGCTTTTCGGAGGTGTGAAAAAAAAGATAATCACTAAGAACTTTCAGGGAGGAAGAATTGACAACATTTTTGGTGGCACTGACCTGGACCTGATGCAAGCCGATTTCCAGGGTACCATCGTGATGGATTTCAGTGTCGCTTTCGGTGGCGTTAAGCTGATAGTACCGCCTCATTGGAATATCAGGAACGAGGCCACGGCCATTTTGGGAGGCATCGACGACAAGCGACCAATAGTGCAGGCCGATGACAACAGCAAAGTCCTGATATTGAAGGGCACAGTGATGTTCGGTGGACTGGATATTAAGAGCTACTAG
- a CDS encoding LytR/AlgR family response regulator transcription factor, which produces MIKVILIDDEPLARTMVKEYLSAYADIAIVDECNDGFEGVKAIAQHKPDLIFLDIQMPKINGFEMLELVENPPAVIFTTAFDEYAIQAFEQHALDYLLKPFSKERLDKAIQKWRGHQGGAQQGTKELLENTSLPEERLRIVVKKGSNIVILPIQTVHYLEAYDDYVKIHTKEGFYLKKKTMGHFEKVLDPKQFVRIHRSYLMNLQELTRIEPAEKDSHLALLRSGTRIPLSQSGYAKLKEVLGI; this is translated from the coding sequence ATGATCAAAGTGATACTAATAGATGACGAGCCGCTGGCCCGCACCATGGTAAAAGAATACCTCAGCGCTTATGCCGACATTGCCATTGTTGACGAATGCAACGACGGGTTTGAAGGCGTAAAAGCGATTGCGCAACATAAGCCTGACCTTATTTTTCTCGACATTCAGATGCCAAAAATCAATGGCTTTGAAATGCTTGAGCTGGTAGAGAACCCTCCAGCGGTCATTTTCACCACTGCCTTCGACGAGTATGCCATTCAGGCTTTTGAACAACATGCCCTGGATTACCTGCTCAAGCCCTTCAGCAAAGAGCGCCTCGACAAGGCTATTCAAAAATGGAGAGGCCATCAGGGAGGTGCACAGCAGGGCACCAAAGAACTGCTCGAAAATACCTCGTTGCCCGAAGAGCGGCTGCGCATTGTGGTTAAGAAAGGCAGTAACATTGTGATTCTTCCCATTCAGACCGTGCATTATCTGGAAGCGTACGACGACTATGTGAAAATCCACACGAAAGAGGGTTTTTACCTGAAAAAGAAGACCATGGGTCACTTCGAAAAAGTGCTTGATCCTAAGCAGTTTGTGCGCATTCATCGCTCTTACCTGATGAACCTCCAGGAGCTCACCCGCATTGAGCCTGCAGAAAAAGACAGCCATCTGGCGCTTTTAAGAAGTGGTACCCGCATTCCGCTGAGCCAGAGTGGTTACGCCAAGTTGAAGGAGGTGCTGGGGATTTGA
- a CDS encoding multidrug effflux MFS transporter produces MTNHRPKSKLSLIFILGLLTAIGPFSVDMYLPAFSGIAKGLNTSVDQVMLSLSSFFVGISAGQLLYGPLLERFGRKNPLYFGLSLYLVASVGCAMAGSVEVLIAGRFFQALGGCVGMVAARAMVRDLFEVKENAKIFSSLMLVVAVSPIIAPTAGGLITSVFGWRYVFVALVVVAIGVLVGIYWLLPESKKPDPSFSLMPRPILRNFASVFRHTQFTTFALTGAVAAAGLYAYVSGSPHVYMEVFQLTEGQFSWVFAVIAMGLIGSTQLNNLMLKKYSSEQIIGVGLSFQAAAGVGLVALSLLGLADFYSVTTLVFIFLCCQGFIFPNSSALSMAPFHTNAGNASALMGAIQMAIGAGASVLVSVFNDPTPLPMAGVMACCALSSLSIFHLGRNIIKHTATLKEVEQEEVDMIGTL; encoded by the coding sequence ATGACCAACCACCGTCCCAAAAGTAAACTTTCGTTGATATTCATTCTGGGGCTTCTTACCGCCATTGGCCCCTTTTCGGTGGACATGTACCTGCCAGCTTTTTCGGGTATTGCCAAAGGCCTGAACACCAGCGTGGATCAGGTGATGCTATCGCTGTCCAGCTTCTTCGTAGGTATTTCGGCCGGGCAATTACTATACGGCCCTCTGCTGGAGAGGTTTGGCCGCAAAAACCCCCTCTACTTCGGACTGAGCCTGTATCTGGTGGCTTCCGTTGGTTGTGCGATGGCTGGTTCGGTAGAGGTATTGATTGCCGGTAGGTTTTTTCAGGCATTGGGCGGCTGTGTGGGAATGGTGGCTGCCCGTGCTATGGTGCGTGACTTGTTTGAAGTGAAAGAGAATGCTAAGATATTTTCGTCGCTGATGCTGGTGGTGGCGGTCTCCCCTATTATTGCACCAACAGCCGGTGGCCTCATTACTTCAGTGTTTGGCTGGCGTTATGTCTTTGTTGCGCTTGTTGTTGTGGCCATCGGCGTTCTGGTGGGTATCTACTGGTTGCTGCCGGAGAGCAAAAAGCCCGATCCTTCCTTTTCGCTGATGCCCAGGCCTATCCTGCGAAACTTTGCCAGCGTATTCCGACATACCCAGTTCACTACATTCGCCCTTACGGGCGCAGTAGCCGCAGCTGGCTTGTATGCCTACGTTAGCGGCTCGCCTCATGTGTATATGGAGGTATTTCAGCTAACGGAAGGTCAGTTTAGCTGGGTGTTCGCTGTTATTGCCATGGGGTTAATAGGCTCCACGCAGCTGAACAACCTCATGCTAAAGAAATACTCCAGTGAACAGATCATTGGCGTAGGACTGTCTTTTCAGGCCGCCGCTGGAGTGGGATTGGTGGCTCTGAGTTTACTTGGCCTGGCGGACTTCTACAGTGTTACCACCCTTGTTTTTATCTTTTTATGCTGCCAGGGCTTTATCTTCCCCAATTCCTCAGCCCTCTCCATGGCGCCTTTCCACACCAATGCAGGCAATGCATCGGCGCTGATGGGGGCCATTCAAATGGCCATTGGGGCAGGTGCTTCGGTGCTGGTGAGTGTTTTCAACGACCCCACTCCCCTGCCCATGGCGGGCGTAATGGCCTGCTGCGCTTTGTCGTCACTGAGCATTTTCCACCTGGGGAGAAACATCATCAAGCACACGGCTACCCTCAAAGAGGTGGAGCAGGAAGAAGTGGACATGATTGGTACGTTGTAA
- a CDS encoding sensor histidine kinase codes for MTKPLVSHTTIALSYLAWWMLWMAVQTYAMLHAGFDWETALTDASITQLIYAVAGYTMNTSMQAYQPGRRTAIFVLMRAIVLSVICLFAQQFILEQVNAKTPGYEAFLGNTLAVRGTVGLLMMMLVAILTWFWVYVTERTETEQRKEDAMKLSREAELSQLRQQLQPHFLFNSLNSISALVVTRPEEARSMIQQLSDFLRGTVKKEDGKLVTLEEEMKHLQLYLDIEKVRFGHRLRVEILKNDDCMAHKLPSLLLQPIVENAIKFGLYDTVGEITVSVKAAMEGTMLQIEIKNPFDPETSVTARGTGFGLSSVKRRLYLLYHRNDLLLTSQQGGEFTTTIRIPPSI; via the coding sequence ATGACCAAACCACTCGTTTCCCACACCACCATCGCCCTGAGCTACCTGGCCTGGTGGATGCTTTGGATGGCCGTTCAAACCTACGCTATGCTGCATGCTGGCTTTGACTGGGAAACGGCACTGACGGATGCTTCCATCACTCAATTGATCTATGCTGTGGCAGGTTACACCATGAACACCTCCATGCAGGCTTATCAACCGGGCAGAAGGACGGCAATATTTGTGCTTATGCGAGCAATTGTGTTAAGCGTTATTTGCCTTTTCGCTCAACAATTCATCCTTGAACAGGTCAATGCCAAAACCCCTGGCTATGAAGCGTTTCTTGGGAATACGCTGGCGGTTCGGGGTACGGTTGGCTTACTCATGATGATGCTGGTGGCGATACTTACCTGGTTTTGGGTGTATGTTACTGAAAGGACAGAAACAGAACAACGGAAAGAGGATGCCATGAAGCTTTCCCGTGAGGCAGAACTCAGCCAGCTTCGCCAGCAATTGCAGCCCCACTTTCTGTTCAACAGCCTCAATTCTATCAGCGCACTGGTAGTCACACGCCCCGAGGAAGCCCGCAGCATGATTCAGCAACTGTCAGACTTTCTGCGTGGAACGGTAAAAAAAGAAGACGGTAAGCTGGTGACGCTGGAAGAAGAGATGAAGCATTTACAGCTTTACCTCGATATCGAGAAAGTGAGGTTTGGTCATAGGCTACGAGTAGAAATTTTAAAAAATGATGATTGCATGGCCCACAAACTCCCTTCGCTGCTGTTGCAGCCTATAGTGGAGAACGCCATTAAATTCGGGCTGTATGACACGGTAGGAGAAATCACCGTTTCTGTGAAGGCCGCCATGGAGGGCACCATGCTGCAAATTGAAATAAAGAACCCTTTCGATCCTGAAACGTCAGTCACTGCCAGAGGAACTGGCTTTGGATTGTCGTCGGTAAAACGCAGACTGTACCTGCTTTATCATAGAAACGATTTGCTTCTCACCTCACAGCAGGGAGGAGAATTTACCACCACTATCAGAATTCCTCCATCGATATGA